The Passer domesticus isolate bPasDom1 chromosome 15, bPasDom1.hap1, whole genome shotgun sequence nucleotide sequence CAACTGCAATAAAAAACCATCCCAAAGCTCTGGCAAGGTCTCCCATCTGAGAAAACCTGATCCTTTGAAAGCCACCATGATCCCAGTGTTTGATGACAGCAAGTACAACTTCAAATACCTGGAGATCCTCAGAGTAGTAGAACTCACCATGCTAGAGGGAGCAGTTGCACAGGGATAGTGCACACAGGGAGGAATGTTGAGCCCTACAGCTCAGAAAACACAGACACAAAGGACAGGACACATGGACACATTTGCTGCACTGATCCAAGAGGAAGGCATAAAgttggagtgctgtgtccagcagaACTGTGTGAATCATTCATCCTCACCTTTGGTGCCTTTTGACTCTGGCTTGTGCAAAGAGTCAACAGGtttgctggcagcctggctctTGGGCACAGGGTCTGTAATCTTGTCCTGCTTTGGTGCTGGGTACCCTGTTTTGctggactgtggttttggagCTGGACTCTGAGAACTGGTGGGAGAAAACTTGCCACTGCAAAAAAGAACAACTTAATGAGTCTTTTTGAAAGGAtggacctttttttttcctctgttccaaTGATTTGTATGTGTCCCTCTACATGCCTTTAAAACTGAGCCACAAGAGCAGTCAGGACAAAGCAAAGAAAGATGCAGGGGCTTCTCAAATTATCCCAAGGAAAATCTTGGCAgtaaaaagggaaagagaaatagTGCTTACCTGCCAGGTGCTGAGGAGCCAGTGGCACTGAGTCCTCCTGGCCTGCTTGGAGAAGTGCCTGATGCAGACAGGGCCTGTATAATATGGTTACGTGCCTGATCCTTCCCAGCATTCACTCGACTGACCTCAGCAGGGGTTCTGGCAGGGGCACTTTTATCAGGGCCATGAGGAGACTGGACTTGTTTTTGAGTCTCAGAAGATTTATTGCTGGAGGACTCAAAAGAGCGAAAAAAGTTTTCTCGGGCTTGCTGTGTCTTTGTTGTGGAGGATGTCCAAGGAGGCTTTGATGGGGTGCCTTCGTGGGGATCTGTTTTATTCCCCAACGAGACACCTTTGCAGTCATCTGATTTATTTACAGCTGAGGAGGACCATGGAGTATTTACACTTTTGAAGCCAGAGCTTCCAGAAGATGAAACAGATGGCTTGGTTGAATTAGTGAGGCCCTCCTGGCTGGGTTTCTTCAACACCTGCTCCGGTTTCTTGGGTTCTGCTGCTTTCTGGAacaccctggcagcagcaggggctggggtaCTGTCAGGCTTTTTCCCAGTACTGTGGAGACCAGAGATCTGGACACTGTCTGGCTGCTGGTGGCTGGTACAGATGAATGTTCCGGGCTCAGGCCCAGCTTTGTAGCTTCCAGGAAGAAGCAAGTTCCAACACTGCCTACACCTGTGGATACAAAAGTCTCAGGAAACATCCTCCAGAGTGCTGGGAGACACACAGCTGGGAGTGCAGGCACGACTCCACCATCCACAGAGGGTGAAGGTACCACACTGGCAGTGAGCAGACCCTGTGTGCACACTCCTCAGGCACCAGAACTAGGGCTGTTgatggcacagcctgaggcAGGAGAGGTGTAGATGAAAACAGACCTGTAGAGACAGCTTCCCTTACACACAGGTCAAGAGCAAGCCCAGATTGCCTCCACTCTGAATGAAATGTGCCACACCACTCTCTCCAGTCCCAAAGAAGCAGGCTGGCCCTCTGTgacccccagggctgtgcccctgccTTGAAGAGCTGCTGTACCTGAAGCAGTTCCTGTGGTAGAGCTTCCCATCGACCAAGTAGCGCTGCACCAGGTGCACGTGTTTGCCACagaccccacagctgctgctggggacattCCCACTCTCTGCCAGGACCCTCTTCTGTGGGGAGAAGCAGAGGCTGAGCAGACAAGACCATGGCCCTGGACACAGCTACAAATCTCCCAAGAAGGCGAGTGTTTGGAatgcacagccaggacagaggaGTGACATCCAGGAAATGCCCTCTGTCTCTAATGCCTTTGTCACAGAAGTGACACAGCCCTTGGAAGGACAGAGCATGGGGAATATGTTCCCTCAAAACAAGAGGACCAGGGTGCCCTGTCTGCCTATAGGCAAAGGTCTCTGATTTAAATTAGCTGGGAAAGGGCTTCTACCTTGTTTTCATCCCTACCCTGCTTTGAAACTGTATCCAATAATTGGATCAATGTTTTCTAGCAAAAATAACACTACATCCTGTAAAAATCTCCATCCCAAATATCTAGGAACAGCATATCCATGTCCTAAGACACCCACATCCTGTTCACCATGTATCCAGGCTGGCTGATGGTTTTCCAGTGACTCCCACCTCAATCTATGACAGGATCAGACCTCTGGATTAAATCACTCATAGAGAACAGAAAATTTAGGGACTAAATCCTTACCAGCAGGAGCCTTGAACCAGCCCAGTACTCTCCATTTCACTGGACATATTTAAGGTATAAAGAACACCCAAAGCCACATTTCTTACTGTGGTAACTGGGGAGGTTTCCTTTGGCTTAGCTCTGGCTGGTGGGTGGGCAGCAGGCAGTTTTGGTGGCACTGGCTtaggaggctctggagcagaTTTCTTCCCAGGATGCTGCTCTGGAGATTCAGAGGGAGGACGCTTGATGCCAGCCATGCCTCCAACTGGAAGAATGGAAGAAGGGAATATTTTTAAGGAAACACAAGGAAAACTCACAGGTTTAGCAGTAATTTACAAAGTAAGAATATCCAGAGGTGCCTGATGGGTAACATGAAAAGCACACAAGGAGACACAGACTTCCTTCATGAGCAGTTCTGTACTGGACTGAGGGGCGAGAGGCAACAAGTGAATTGTAACAACATTCTGAAACTGctgatttttctcttctcagGGAATTTCATGAAGAGAAATGCAAAAGTGAAGAAATGCAATCAGGGAATTTCATGAAGAGAAATGCAAAAGTGAAGAAATGCAAATCACCATTCATTGATGGTGAGAACAAGACCTTGGATTTTCAATTCCCATGGTTTGGCTGGAACTGATCCCAACTGAAACAGGCCCTGCTGGAATATGCAGAGGTGTCATGGCTAAGGAGCTGAAGGGTTTGCAAACAGAGGGTTTGCTTCATTCAAGTTGTGCTCCAGACTTCCTATACAGCCTGAATGCTCACTGCTGCAAGTGTCCACCCCACATCCCAGCTGGGACTCCCACAGAGCAAACAGCCTTGTTGAACGTGGAAATGACCACTAAAAATGGGTAATTCTGCAAAGACTTGGAGGTGCCATAGAGGTGCTGATGTGGAAACCAAGAGCTGTCACAAGCAGCCTGAAAATGCCCAATTGCCTTTTCTTTGCAGATGAAATAGAACCGCTGAAAATTCACTACAAGTGGAGAAAAGAGATTCTCCAACACACTTCAGTCAAGCAGGGAATGGTGCCCTGTGCCCTAGGAAGTGCAGGGAAACTTCCCTGGGAAATAAGGCTTTGTGCAAAGTTTTTACAGACACAAACCCCAAGTGCCTCACAGGGATGTTATTCTTACACCACTTCCTATTCTGAACGAGATGTCTCTGTGTTCCTTGTGGGATATTTGAGTCACAGCTTCACTTTCCAAGTGACACTTAAATGGCCACTCATCTGAAAAGAGATTATACCCTGCTCAGTAAACACAGaaagggcagggagcagggagagagccCAGTTCCCAGCAGTCTGCCCTCAAGAAAGCCAACTCTCCAAATAAACACCCAGGACTccactgcagggagcaggggacaGCTGACCCAGCACACAGCTCAGGCTCACACTGCCCCTCACTTCCCACTTGTGCCACTTTCTGAATTCCCAAAGCCCAGCACAAAGATGGGTGGCTTCAACTCTGCTCATCCACAAAAGCATGACCTGACTAAAACCttgcctgctctccctctctgccctcctgTGCCCTGCTTGTTTCATGGTCCTGCTGGAACCCATTGAAGGGCACGACTGTGAGTCCAGGGCTCTGCTCGGTGTCAAAGGGCACATTCCAGGCTGGGCTCATTTTCAGACATTCACATTCACCCCAGCAACAGGAATGCAACCAAAGTGTTTTGAGGGACACTGTGGGAGTATAAAAATGTGCTGTGCTTGGTAGACAAGATGCAGGGGGGAGGGGGCAAAGACCCCAGCCTGACCCAGATTCTCACCACTTGGCATAAACATGATGGGATTTGTTTGATTTCAATCAGAacagttttaaaataagaaataaaaagtgaagAGGGGGAGGGAAGAAGTTGTGGAGGGAGAGAAAAAGCATGCTTAAATGTGTAAAGAGGTGGAGAAGTAGGAAGAGTTTAAACATTGAAGGCAGCTCTGAGTGAATTGTGCTTTCTTTCCAGAATGTAGGACATTTTCAATACATATCTCTCCATTTACATTCACCTTAACCAGTTAAGTCATTCATGTCCCACTTTAGAAAGTTTCCTCTGGAGGAACCTGTAAAATTGGTTCATCATATTACTTCATTTTGTGTGAGCTTAAAGCCAAATATAAACCAAGACTACAATAATGCTCCTGTGAGCCCAGCTAAACTCTCCAGTACATGAATATAACGGCTTGGCAGCTCTGTTTTATGTTTGACAGAGTTTCTATCACTATTATGTCAGTTAGGGTgataattttcttctccttccttccctcagtgctgctgtgctgtacAAGCCCCAGCACTGATGCTGTCACATTGGCACAGCCTCACAGACAAGCTCAGCCTTGTTCTACTCCCTGTTCTCACCAGCCCTCAGGAGTGGCAAAGACTGCAACAGGGGTGGAGGTGCTCAAGAATGGAAAGCTGAGGTGGGGGTCATGGAGAGGAACCTTCAGTGCTCTTCTCTTGCTGGACCATAAAAAATTTCAGAATGTCTTTTAAATTTTAAGGCAGTAGTTTCAAAGACAAGACATGGCCCTGTACCCTTCCAAAAGCACTGGTGCAAATGTAGGCTGGTGTGCAAAGAGTTCAGACCCCCCAGTGAAACAGTTCTGGTACCAAAAAAGCCTCTGTGcagtttattttgcttttcacaagCTTGTCAGGAGGCAAGGGAAAGCATGAAATGAAGCCCTGATCCTTCCCAGCCCTCCAGGGAATATGGTACTTACTAGGAGACCGTCCATGGAAGTAGTTATAATACTGGGAAACGTAGGTGAGGATGCTCAGCCTGTCTGGTACCTTCAGAGCAACCATATCCTCTGCATCCAGCAAGGCTGGgatccccagctcctcctctgccacCCGAAatgcctggagaagggaaaaaaaaataaaaataaaaatggaggGGTCTTATCcatgccaggcagcagagctgctcctcatcagaagTAAGAAAGTGCACTGCAAACAGCCCCactcaaataaaaataactctGTTGGGGAACAGCTGCACCAGTTTAACTCCTGCATCATAGGAACCAACGGAGTCATGGCTTCCAGCCACTGCCTTGAGAAATCCAGGCAAGGAGCCAAAAATCTGGCCTGGCAAGCTGGCCATAGCTCAGTGCACAGTAACTCACCTGGGCTTGccttgctcctcctgcagcctgcctgtgtgtgtgagtgcaCAGCTGCAGAGAGGCAGCCTGGCAGAAGGGGATGTGTCAgtccaggctggcagagctgtttccAGGCTCCCAGCCCAACCTGGAGCTCTCCCCAATTAACGGTGGGCTGGTAGGTGCTTGCAGGCAGCTTTCATCTCTGAGTGCTGTGCTAAAGCTTCCTGCCTCCTACTGCCTGCTCTTCTCCATCTGAAAAttgggctgcaggagggaccctgcactcccagagcagaaagggggaaaagaggTGTAATGCAGAAAAATTCCTGATACATAGCTCCCTTCCAGTTTAACTGCTTCCATGCTGCCTAACATGTATTTGGGGTAAATATTCCTCTTTCTGGTGTCCTCTGCTTTGAAACTGCAGGTAAAGGAGGCAAAAGCTATTTTCTCTTGCCTCTGAAAAAAGCCTTTAgtagaatagaaaaaaaactgCAACAACCAACTTCACCCTTGCCCAGCTCAGCTTAGGGCTTTTACTAAGGACCTTCTCCAGCCTTGTTCCTTCCCaacttaagggaaaaaaatcctttttctccccctttgGAGCATCCCTGTTGAAATGCCAacacagcaaaggaaaacagcacTTGCAGGACCAGAGGCACAAGGAAGGCTAGTGCTAAAATCCACAGTGAAagggttaaaaaaaccccttgaaTATATTAAACCCCTCCGCATTTGACCTCTGGCACGGACACACACAGTGTTGGTGTACAAGCCAACCATTTCTGCTTAGAAGAAACAAACAGCCACTATTTTTCAGCAAGATAATTACCATTTTTTTCCATTGGGTATCCCAGTAAAAATGTAACAGAGCTGACATTAAAAATGCTTTCAGCCAGTCACCACCGGCTGTGTCaccccagctgccagcccagcctggcactttCCTGCCTTGCAAAGTGGTACTTAATGCATTTTTTGGAGTGCTCCCCACTGCACTGGCTGCACAACTGGTCTGACCAGTCGAGTTTTCTTGCTGGACATTCCTGGTGTGAGGTTTAGTGGGAACAGAGGTCATGCCACTTCCTGCCACGCCGTGCCACGGGTGACAGCGGGCACTGCCTGGACCACAGAGAGGAGGATGCTCTGGGCACCCACCTGCTTTGGCCAGAGCCAGGTGGGCAATGCAGAGAGCACCGTGGTGtccccctgtgcctgcagcatcctcgtgctcctgggagctgctcttgCCAGGAGACCCAACAGGATCAGCAGCTGACAGGACCctgtcacctcctcctctgcctgcctgccctTTAAAGGACCCACATGTTGTTTTTGCATCATGGTTTTCATCAGTGCAGCTCCAAGTGCTTTCCAGGGGAAGAAAGTGCCACTGCTGCCATGTCCATGCAAAATGGGAAAGTGATATGCTTGAGGCCACCTGAGCTGGCCTGGCACAGGttccctctggcacaccacACCACCATCCACCAGCACTGACTCCAGGGCCTCTAGAAACTTTCCTCCTCTTCATATGTTTTTGAAATCTCTAGCAAAAAATGCCAACTGAAATTTTTCTAGGGTTTGGGGTTGGTCTTGTGGCACATGAGAAGTGACACATTCTTCTTTGAAAGATGACCTTATAAGGCAAATTGCAGCTCAAACAAGGCTTTTTTACATGCACAATACAGCCCTTGAACAGAAACCTCTGACGAGTAAGGCATCAAGGAGGGTCTGGACAATAGCAGAGAAATAATTCTAGGAGAAATCAGACCCACTTGTATCCCAAGGACAGCCAGAGCAAGGAAGTGTGGGAGttgggatggagagcagcccaaGGGGGAGGCCAGCCCAGAAGCACAGAGGGGTGGAGGGGCAATCCCACAGACAGCACAGCCAAGGCAGCAGGACACCAGCAGGGAAAGGACAACACAGACAAGTCATCCCACAGCAGGTGGAGTGAGGAAGAGAGAGCAAAACAAAGGACATAAAAGAAACTCAGAAAGGGGGAGGAGGGGACACACAGACTGCAACAAAGGAGGGGAGCAACTCTTTATGAGAAGCACAAAGAAGCTTTTCATTAATaaaagcagcagaggcagctcgCAGAGCTCATTTTCCAGACACAAGCAGAcaccagcagcccagctggacAAGGAGCAACACTCAGGGATCCTCAGCACTCAGCCAAGATACGCTTCCATGGAGAAGAGGCCCCAACTCCTGCCAAACACCAAACCTGAAGGGCAAAATGCAGGGTCTGAATCTCCCCTTGAGGAGAGGAACACACGGGGCTGAGCCCCAGAGTGTCACTAACTCctcacaggctgcagctccacCTGGGACAGAGGGTCTGTGATGGGAGCTGTGGACATGCCAGGGATGAAGGGCAGCAGAAGCTAAGGAGCTATGAGGGGACAGGTTGAGCTCTTCCAGAGGCAAGAAGCACCTCAGCCAGCTCACTGCCTGAGAGTGTGTCACTCCCCCAGCCCAGACAAGGGTAAGCTGCCATGGCTCATTCATACCCCAAGCTCCTGTCAAGCAGCCATGAAACTGCGTGGAGCAATGCCAGGGGAAGAGAAGTGTTATAATTCACTGCCTCTCCTTTTgaaaaggagagagggagaggaaaatccTTCCTTGGATCACTAAGACCATGCAAGAATCTAGTGCAGGAGGGGGTTGGCCTGCCCAACTTCTATTTTCTTTAGGGAAAGAACATGAGAAACTCCAATACCAGGCTGGAGTGAAGTGTCCAGGCAGCATCCAGACAGGTGTTAGGATGTATCTACCTTGAtcctctgcagcaggaaggaacAGAAGTGGGAGGACACTCCCTGTGCTTCCCCTCACACCAGttttttcccagctcctgctccacccGTCAGGAGCATCACATACTCAACACGTCCATGTTTTGAGCTCTAGCAGCTCTGtctgagctcctgctgccacaggacACACTGGGAACAGGCATCACTGTGTGGCCAGCTAAGAAGAGTGAACAGCCTGAAGGTGcttgcagcagccagccaggctggacattgctGTTCAGAGGAGAAGGCTGGAAGGTGCAGAAGAAGGCAAAGGATTGGAACACAGCACAATGGGCACACTGTGTCTGCAGGGTTTCATGCTAAATCCCATGAGCAAAGTGCCAGGTCACAGACTAGACCAAAAGTAAACATTAAAGCCACTTACCAACTTGTTGTTCTCgtacacattttcttttctgagggAGTCGAAGTTTCTGAAAtacaaaaagaggaaaaatctcAGGTTGGTGATGTAGCGTGAGCTGCTCTCCTTCCAGCTCTGGCTCAGGGGACAGAGCACCCCATCCACCCCTGGGAGGGCAGAGAGGGCAGCATGGCAGATCCCACCTGAGAGTCTCAGACCTGCTGTACCCAGGACAGGGAcgtgcagcaggcacagcatcTGTCCACAGACAGCACAAGACAATTTTGGCACATCTGCCTTTGCAGGGctgactcccacagctgcctgtggacAGGACATGTTGGTGCAAAAACATCCCAGGCACACTGAGGGGCTCTGCTGAGACAGCAAGGAGCAACCTCTAATTCATGGGGTGGTTTCTTGTCCCCCAGAAAAGCCTTGCTTCTCTCCCACCTCAAAGAGACACACCAATACCTGCTGGCCAGGTATGAACACTCTCCCTGAAAGTACTTTCCATGTTCTTCTCCTGCCTTGAAAGTTGTCTCCACACAGAGAGAGCTCAGCTCCAAGGAGGTCTCTCATGGATCCCTCACACACTGCACATATCACATGCTTTTCCAACACACCCACATGCTCTGATCTCAGAAGCTCCTGGGTCCAGCAGCACATGAGTTCTGGCTTCAaatcttcttttttcctctggcaGAACTCCACAAAACCAGCACCAGGGATCTGCCTGGGAAAACCTCTGCCCACACCATACTGCATCTGATAACACCAAAGTTGCCAGTAGAAATTTTAGTCTGCTTTCCCTAGGGCTGTAACTTTTGATTTGTGCTCATAATCAGTAACTGAAAAGGAAGTGACAATTACTGTTCACAAATCCAAGCCAAAGTCAACAACTCCTTTCTGCTGTCTCCAGACATCACTTCCCTCTTCACCTCTCCCCAGATTTGCATTCCCTCTCCCTGGTCCAACCCAGATACCACATTCCCTGCACTGTGCTGTGAACTGAGAACCTGGGTTGTGCTGGGACAGGGATAAAGCACAGGGCAgagtttgtgctgct carries:
- the MICALL2 gene encoding MICAL-like protein 2 isoform X1, producing MAAIQNLQLWCRQQCEGYRDVSITNMTTSFRDGLAFCAILHRHRPDLINFDSLRKENVYENNKLAFRVAEEELGIPALLDAEDMVALKVPDRLSILTYVSQYYNYFHGRSPIGGMAGIKRPPSESPEQHPGKKSAPEPPKPVPPKLPAAHPPARAKPKETSPVTTKRVLAESGNVPSSSCGVCGKHVHLVQRYLVDGKLYHRNCFRCRQCWNLLLPGSYKAGPEPGTFICTSHQQPDSVQISGLHSTGKKPDSTPAPAAARVFQKAAEPKKPEQVLKKPSQEGLTNSTKPSVSSSGSSGFKSVNTPWSSSAVNKSDDCKGVSLGNKTDPHEGTPSKPPWTSSTTKTQQARENFFRSFESSSNKSSETQKQVQSPHGPDKSAPARTPAEVSRVNAGKDQARNHIIQALSASGTSPSRPGGLSATGSSAPGSGKFSPTSSQSPAPKPQSSKTGYPAPKQDKITDPVPKSQAASKPVDSLHKPESKGTKGSTNVADNKSESPEGWRSRLKPVANKDQDGSKKPTDNSQVATGSPAHKEPKPSPLVVPPAKQDSASSGGFTKKLLIPSSDLIRSCQNSKQDWKDPGGSAKKEEDGNQLKTSTATFKVAVPKSKGKLQVVSPTKLHPDYLPEEKIQEKVCEIEKQLDELELKGVDLEKQLRACEGDESEDALMVDWFKLIHEKQLLLRQESELMYKMKQQNLEEQQWNIEMKLRSLMNKPEELKTAREKEQEKELLESYLNTVNDRNNIVDCLDEDRLREKEEDQMLADMIQRLDGSLESQEPERKKNKFRLSKIWKQKKQE
- the MICALL2 gene encoding MICAL-like protein 2 isoform X3 encodes the protein MVALKVPDRLSILTYVSQYYNYFHGRSPIGGMAGIKRPPSESPEQHPGKKSAPEPPKPVPPKLPAAHPPARAKPKETSPVTTKRVLAESGNVPSSSCGVCGKHVHLVQRYLVDGKLYHRNCFRCRQCWNLLLPGSYKAGPEPGTFICTSHQQPDSVQISGLHSTGKKPDSTPAPAAARVFQKAAEPKKPEQVLKKPSQEGLTNSTKPSVSSSGSSGFKSVNTPWSSSAVNKSDDCKGVSLGNKTDPHEGTPSKPPWTSSTTKTQQARENFFRSFESSSNKSSETQKQVQSPHGPDKSAPARTPAEVSRVNAGKDQARNHIIQALSASGTSPSRPGGLSATGSSAPGSGKFSPTSSQSPAPKPQSSKTGYPAPKQDKITDPVPKSQAASKPVDSLHKPESKGTKGSTNVADNKSESPEGWRSRLKPVANKDQDGSKKPTDNSQVATGSPAHKEPKPSPLVVPPAKQDSASSGGFTKKLLIPSSDLIRSCQNSKQDWKDPGGSAKKEEDGNQLKTSTATFKVAVPKSKGKLQVVSPTKLHPDYLPEEKIQEKVCEIEKQLDELELKGVDLEKQLRACEGDESEDALMVDWFKLIHEKQLLLRQESELMYKMKQQNLEEQQWNIEMKLRSLMNKPEELKTAREKEQEKELLESYLNTVNDRNNIVDCLDEDRLREKEEDQMLADMIQRLDGSLESQEPERKKNKFRLSKIWKQKKQE
- the MICALL2 gene encoding MICAL-like protein 2 isoform X2, which codes for MCLQRTVACLNFDSLRKENVYENNKLAFRVAEEELGIPALLDAEDMVALKVPDRLSILTYVSQYYNYFHGRSPIGGMAGIKRPPSESPEQHPGKKSAPEPPKPVPPKLPAAHPPARAKPKETSPVTTKRVLAESGNVPSSSCGVCGKHVHLVQRYLVDGKLYHRNCFRCRQCWNLLLPGSYKAGPEPGTFICTSHQQPDSVQISGLHSTGKKPDSTPAPAAARVFQKAAEPKKPEQVLKKPSQEGLTNSTKPSVSSSGSSGFKSVNTPWSSSAVNKSDDCKGVSLGNKTDPHEGTPSKPPWTSSTTKTQQARENFFRSFESSSNKSSETQKQVQSPHGPDKSAPARTPAEVSRVNAGKDQARNHIIQALSASGTSPSRPGGLSATGSSAPGSGKFSPTSSQSPAPKPQSSKTGYPAPKQDKITDPVPKSQAASKPVDSLHKPESKGTKGSTNVADNKSESPEGWRSRLKPVANKDQDGSKKPTDNSQVATGSPAHKEPKPSPLVVPPAKQDSASSGGFTKKLLIPSSDLIRSCQNSKQDWKDPGGSAKKEEDGNQLKTSTATFKVAVPKSKGKLQVVSPTKLHPDYLPEEKIQEKVCEIEKQLDELELKGVDLEKQLRACEGDESEDALMVDWFKLIHEKQLLLRQESELMYKMKQQNLEEQQWNIEMKLRSLMNKPEELKTAREKEQEKELLESYLNTVNDRNNIVDCLDEDRLREKEEDQMLADMIQRLDGSLESQEPERKKNKFRLSKIWKQKKQE